Proteins from one Malania oleifera isolate guangnan ecotype guangnan chromosome 4, ASM2987363v1, whole genome shotgun sequence genomic window:
- the LOC131154021 gene encoding uncharacterized protein LOC131154021, with translation MSFWDSLGCFAWCLYKKTVSTDNIPGLQGALIATIGVQNSNNLNSSSSVLAGFEFPDQASFNAVSSTTIGSSLSDFKKSETSEAKTQSILKTTRLKFFLCMATFQVKDAKTTRLFFVGPMSVRIFKMQITLTRYYVSAQRYFSILYFSQPYFSKKSMVKGGS, from the exons ATGAGCTTCTGGGATTCACTTGGGTGTTTTGCTTGGTGCCTGTATAAGAAAACTGTGAGCACTGACAACATCCCAGGGCTCCAGGGCGCACTCATAGCCACCATTGGAGTTCAGAACTCGAACAATCTCAATTCCAGCAGCTCTGTTCTCGCTGGCTTCGAATTTCCAGATCAAGCTAGCTTCAATGCTGTCTCATCCACAACTATTGGGTCTAGCCTTTCTGATTTCAAGAAATCTGAAACATCAGAGGCAAAGacccaatcaattttaaaaacaactaggctgaaattttttttatgcatGGCTACATTTCAG GTTAAAGATGCAAAAACAACCCGCCTTTTTTTTGTGGGGCCCATGTCTGTGCGCATCTTCAAGATGCAGATAACCCTAACTCGGTATTATGTTTCTGCTCAACGCTATTTTAGTATTCTGTACTTTTCACAACCCTATTTTAGTAAAAAATCCATGGTCAAGGGTGGATCTTAG